The Roseovarius indicus genome has a segment encoding these proteins:
- a CDS encoding acyltransferase family protein: protein MKYRSEIDGLRAVAVVPVILFHAGFQALPGGFVGVDVFFVISGYLITTILLEDRRKGTYSLAKFYERRARRILPALFLVMVACIPFALLWMPPYELQTFARSMAFASFFVSNFHFLENVRGYFTAANEYQPLLHTWSLGVEEQFYLVFPLLLGLVLKGGKRVAFGAIVVLAVLSLITAEWGWRNHPAANFYFTPSRFWELMAGALCALWLIDREVTGRNMPAALGLLMIATAAVVYGPGTPFPSAYTLLPVMGTVLVILFAAPGTAAGRALSLGPVVGIGLVSYSAYLWHQPLFAFARIHSLEPPSDGVMMALTGLSFVLAALTWRFVERPFRTRPPRILPVRKRLLWVSGGATVLFFAIGMAGFMGEGFPARLDLRGDSPLRAALDSLDERPRYETCSELAQTTRAGDVFCTAFAPEGAEESIAVIGDSYAISLLPALETVAGERPVRVLAGTHPGCPPILGVYTSRSRKDELACHGYTEKLAQALKAEGVSAVFLVGRWTLYTGPVYAGANPRYFLAEELNGNRGDMAQSRAVFEAAVDRTVAFYREFGAEVFLVTEVPEQKVTPKLLLEKLILTGHGADAEVDTLIANTFVNARDNDAIQRYVLDVFRAREAEGVHVVDLPLPFMIEGRYVWFLDGRPLYHDSGHISLEGARGLRGYIRDIVQSELAPTGG, encoded by the coding sequence GTGAAATACAGGTCTGAGATCGACGGCTTGCGGGCCGTGGCCGTGGTGCCGGTCATCCTGTTTCATGCCGGTTTCCAGGCGCTGCCGGGCGGGTTCGTGGGCGTCGACGTGTTCTTCGTCATCTCCGGCTACCTGATCACCACCATCCTGCTCGAGGACCGGCGCAAGGGGACCTATTCGCTGGCCAAGTTCTACGAGCGGCGGGCAAGGCGCATTCTGCCGGCGCTGTTCCTCGTGATGGTCGCCTGCATTCCCTTCGCGCTGTTGTGGATGCCGCCCTACGAGTTGCAGACCTTCGCCCGCAGCATGGCGTTCGCGTCGTTCTTCGTGTCGAACTTTCATTTCCTCGAGAACGTGCGGGGGTATTTCACCGCCGCGAACGAGTATCAGCCGTTGCTGCACACCTGGAGCCTGGGGGTGGAGGAGCAGTTCTACCTGGTATTCCCGCTGCTTCTGGGGCTGGTGCTCAAGGGCGGAAAACGGGTGGCGTTCGGCGCCATCGTGGTGCTGGCGGTGCTGTCGCTGATCACGGCGGAATGGGGGTGGCGGAACCATCCGGCGGCGAATTTCTATTTCACGCCTTCGAGGTTCTGGGAACTGATGGCGGGGGCGCTCTGCGCGCTGTGGCTGATCGACCGGGAGGTGACGGGGCGCAACATGCCCGCGGCGCTGGGCCTGCTGATGATCGCGACGGCGGCGGTTGTCTACGGGCCGGGCACGCCGTTTCCCTCGGCCTACACGTTGTTGCCGGTCATGGGCACGGTGCTGGTGATCCTCTTTGCCGCGCCGGGCACGGCTGCGGGGCGCGCGCTGTCGCTGGGGCCGGTGGTGGGGATCGGGCTGGTGAGCTATTCCGCCTATCTCTGGCACCAGCCGCTTTTCGCCTTTGCCCGCATTCACAGCCTCGAGCCGCCCTCGGACGGGGTGATGATGGCGCTGACGGGGCTGAGCTTCGTGCTGGCGGCGCTGACGTGGCGCTTTGTCGAGCGGCCGTTCCGGACCCGGCCGCCGCGGATCCTGCCGGTGCGCAAGCGGCTTTTGTGGGTGAGCGGCGGGGCGACGGTGCTGTTCTTCGCCATCGGCATGGCCGGGTTCATGGGCGAAGGCTTTCCGGCGCGGCTGGACCTGCGGGGCGACTCGCCCCTGAGGGCGGCACTCGATTCGCTTGACGAGCGGCCGCGCTACGAGACCTGTTCGGAGCTGGCGCAGACGACCCGCGCGGGCGACGTGTTCTGCACCGCCTTTGCGCCGGAGGGGGCTGAGGAGAGCATCGCGGTGATCGGCGACAGCTATGCGATCTCCCTGCTGCCGGCCCTCGAGACGGTGGCGGGCGAGCGGCCCGTGCGGGTGCTGGCGGGCACGCATCCGGGCTGTCCGCCGATCCTCGGCGTCTATACCTCGCGCAGCCGCAAGGACGAGCTGGCCTGTCACGGCTACACGGAAAAGCTGGCCCAGGCGCTGAAGGCCGAGGGGGTTTCGGCGGTGTTCCTGGTGGGGCGGTGGACGCTTTACACCGGCCCCGTCTATGCCGGGGCGAACCCGCGCTATTTCCTGGCCGAGGAGTTGAACGGAAACCGGGGCGACATGGCACAATCGCGCGCGGTGTTCGAGGCGGCGGTCGACCGGACGGTGGCGTTCTACCGCGAATTCGGGGCGGAGGTGTTCCTTGTCACCGAGGTGCCCGAGCAGAAGGTGACGCCCAAGCTGCTGCTGGAAAAGCTGATCCTGACGGGGCATGGCGCCGATGCCGAGGTGGATACGCTGATCGCCAACACTTTCGTCAATGCGCGCGACAACGATGCCATCCAGCGCTACGTGCTCGACGTGTTCCGTGCGCGCGAGGCCGAGGGCGTGCACGTGGTGGACCTGCCCCTGCCCTTCATGATCGAAGGGCGGTATGTCTGGTTCCTCGACGGGCGGCCGCTGTATCATGACAGCGGGCATATCTCGCTTGAGGGCGCGCGCGGGTTGCGGGGGTATATCCGCGATATCGTACAGTCGGAACTCGCGCCGACGGGCGGTTAA
- a CDS encoding tetratricopeptide repeat protein: protein MSKSLITGAICLLFAGVFGVSPAVADPLPSEWQAERNAGNHLTDKVCKGSNAATREFWTKVSEGDPVLMNNVNWLRSNCGLSEVIAGEDAWEYMRKSADLGYPIAQKNLGLEMLTSGKYGVGKNPERGAELMEAAARGGYGVAAVELAEFYIDGDVLPRDIAKARELFEIAQRENMKGDQFRIVRAKLNRIAKKEAESGATVTQASASAGTGRDEAAAEKVFAELKEQFGEGFGAGTGYLEKAGVYYFHHCSATSFGKLAVFRLQGNGEAQVWSDEKACVNGVDETDLNGDGEPEIRYYTQGGGSGTYTAMVNFLHWPEGETEPKKGLEYKTYSYSWWDGLYSKYGYDDGVASLLVTTTGELVEGPSCKWGEYCPSWPTDAECRAAIRCPMVVEKSLYVGGEDEPYPDELRGDRAWERFVQDVYEGTGYRLANKGAPEGIVSASLSPLEKVLDAAEGEMPGEVSEARKDLISDWLN from the coding sequence ATGAGTAAGAGCTTGATCACGGGGGCAATCTGCCTTCTTTTCGCAGGTGTTTTCGGCGTGTCGCCGGCGGTGGCCGACCCGCTGCCCTCCGAATGGCAGGCCGAGCGGAACGCCGGCAATCACCTTACCGACAAGGTCTGCAAGGGCAGCAACGCCGCCACGCGGGAGTTCTGGACGAAGGTCTCGGAAGGCGACCCGGTGCTGATGAACAACGTCAATTGGCTGCGCAGCAACTGCGGGCTTTCGGAGGTGATCGCGGGCGAAGACGCGTGGGAGTATATGCGCAAGTCGGCCGATCTGGGCTATCCGATCGCGCAGAAGAACCTCGGGCTGGAGATGCTGACAAGTGGCAAATATGGCGTCGGGAAGAACCCGGAGCGCGGGGCCGAGCTGATGGAGGCCGCCGCGCGGGGCGGCTACGGGGTGGCCGCCGTGGAACTGGCGGAATTCTACATCGACGGCGACGTGCTGCCGCGCGATATTGCCAAGGCACGAGAGCTCTTCGAGATCGCGCAGCGCGAGAACATGAAGGGCGACCAGTTCCGGATCGTGAGGGCCAAGCTCAACCGCATTGCCAAGAAGGAGGCGGAGAGCGGCGCCACGGTGACCCAGGCGTCAGCGAGTGCCGGAACGGGGCGCGATGAGGCGGCGGCGGAGAAGGTCTTTGCCGAGTTGAAGGAGCAGTTCGGCGAGGGGTTCGGGGCCGGGACCGGATACCTGGAAAAGGCCGGGGTGTATTACTTCCACCATTGCAGCGCGACCTCCTTCGGCAAGCTGGCGGTCTTCCGGCTGCAGGGCAATGGCGAGGCGCAGGTCTGGAGCGACGAGAAGGCCTGTGTCAACGGCGTCGACGAGACCGACCTGAACGGCGATGGCGAGCCCGAAATCCGGTATTACACGCAGGGCGGCGGATCGGGCACCTATACCGCGATGGTGAACTTCCTGCACTGGCCGGAGGGCGAGACGGAGCCGAAGAAGGGGCTGGAATACAAAACCTATTCCTATTCGTGGTGGGACGGGCTTTATTCGAAATACGGTTATGACGACGGGGTGGCGAGCCTTTTGGTCACCACCACCGGCGAGCTGGTCGAGGGGCCGAGCTGCAAGTGGGGCGAATACTGCCCGAGCTGGCCCACGGACGCGGAGTGCCGCGCGGCGATCCGCTGCCCGATGGTGGTGGAGAAATCGCTCTACGTGGGCGGCGAGGACGAGCCCTACCCCGATGAGCTGCGCGGCGACCGGGCGTGGGAGCGGTTCGTGCAGGATGTCTATGAAGGCACCGGCTACCGGCTGGCCAACAAGGGCGCGCCCGAGGGGATCGTGAGCGCCTCGCTCAGCCCGCTGGAGAAGGTGCTGGACGCCGCCGAGGGCGAAATGCCCGGCGAGGTGTCGGAGGCGCGCAAGGACCTGATCAGCGACTGGCTGAACTGA
- a CDS encoding ATP-binding protein has product MSFRWLKPYMPGSLYGRAILILLLPVVSLMLVVSVVFIQRHFEGVTTQMTNSVSREVRVMLDSGMTPAQVSDSALARTLQIRVDPVPESAVPGEDYRRWYDFTGGTVIREFKQRLSDLRAVELPDDQRVSLYFDSADGPIRMTFDRRRVSASNPHQLLVNMVFFSAVMTVIAYFYLRNQLRPITRLARAAEAFGRGRHLDYRPAGAVEVRAAGNAFLDMRARIERQIEQRTLMLSGVSHDLRTPLTRLKLGLSMLDDEDREAMEQDVTDMERLIDEFLDFARGASEGEAKPVDPVALVSLIVDDMRRAERNVTLFLAEGEGTVALRKAGIRRAVENLINNAVRYGTRAEVSVLLTDKSLRIRVEDDGPGIPKERREEAVKPFVRLDTARNQNLGTGVGLGLSIATDIARAHGGMLRLGESERLGGLRAELVIGR; this is encoded by the coding sequence ATGTCCTTTCGCTGGCTCAAACCCTACATGCCCGGCAGCCTCTATGGCCGCGCCATCCTGATCCTGCTCTTGCCGGTGGTCTCGCTGATGCTGGTGGTCTCGGTGGTGTTCATCCAGCGCCATTTCGAGGGCGTCACGACCCAGATGACCAACTCGGTCAGCCGCGAGGTGCGGGTCATGCTCGACAGCGGGATGACCCCCGCGCAGGTCTCCGACTCGGCGCTGGCCCGCACGCTGCAGATCCGGGTCGACCCGGTGCCGGAAAGCGCCGTGCCAGGGGAGGATTATCGCCGCTGGTACGATTTCACCGGCGGCACCGTGATCCGCGAATTCAAGCAGCGGCTGTCCGATCTTCGCGCGGTCGAACTGCCCGACGACCAGCGCGTCTCGCTTTATTTCGACAGCGCCGACGGCCCGATCCGGATGACCTTCGACCGCCGCCGCGTCTCGGCGTCGAACCCGCACCAGCTTCTGGTGAACATGGTGTTCTTCTCGGCGGTGATGACGGTGATCGCCTATTTCTACCTGCGCAACCAGCTGCGGCCCATCACGAGGCTCGCCCGCGCGGCCGAGGCGTTCGGGCGGGGCCGCCACCTCGATTACCGGCCCGCCGGGGCGGTCGAGGTGCGCGCGGCCGGCAACGCCTTTCTCGACATGCGCGCCCGGATCGAACGGCAGATCGAACAGCGCACGCTCATGCTCTCGGGCGTCAGCCACGACCTGCGCACGCCGCTCACCCGGCTCAAGCTGGGGCTGTCGATGCTGGATGACGAGGACCGCGAGGCGATGGAGCAGGACGTGACCGACATGGAACGCCTGATCGACGAGTTCCTCGATTTCGCCCGCGGCGCCAGCGAGGGCGAGGCCAAGCCCGTCGACCCGGTTGCGCTGGTCAGCCTGATCGTCGACGACATGCGCCGGGCCGAGCGCAACGTGACGCTCTTTCTCGCCGAGGGCGAGGGCACCGTGGCGCTGCGCAAGGCCGGCATCCGCCGGGCGGTGGAGAACCTGATCAACAACGCCGTGCGCTACGGCACAAGGGCCGAGGTCTCGGTTCTGCTGACCGACAAGTCCCTGCGCATCCGGGTCGAGGATGACGGCCCCGGCATTCCGAAGGAGCGGCGCGAAGAGGCGGTCAAACCCTTCGTTCGGCTCGACACCGCGCGCAACCAGAACCTCGGCACCGGGGTTGGCCTTGGCCTGTCGATCGCCACCGACATCGCCCGCGCCCATGGCGGCATGCTGCGGCTGGGCGAAAGCGAACGTCTGGGGGGCCTGCGCGCCGAGCTGGTGATCGGGCGCTGA
- a CDS encoding MBL fold metallo-hydrolase, giving the protein MSETDFNPVTGVAEDLGGGVRRILAPNPSPMTYMGTNTYLLGDRQVAVIDPGPDREAHLKAILGALGPGQQVTHVFVTHSHVDHSPLAGRLARETGAKVLGFGPSGAGRSAVMQEMAAQGLEEAGEGIDPGFAPDVELADGERVAGEDWALTAHWTPGHLGNHLCFSRGQTVFTGDLVMGWASSLVSPPDGDLTDFMASCRRLREMGAEVFHSGHGAPMTAPMDRLDWLIGHREGREASILKGLQAGPADAATLTAAIYTDIPPQMLPAAERNVLAHLIDLYKKNRVEPVGGLSQHARFRLL; this is encoded by the coding sequence ATGAGCGAGACGGATTTCAACCCGGTGACGGGCGTGGCCGAGGATCTGGGCGGCGGGGTCAGGCGTATTCTGGCGCCGAACCCCTCGCCGATGACGTATATGGGCACGAACACCTACCTGCTGGGCGACCGGCAGGTTGCGGTGATCGACCCGGGGCCGGACCGGGAGGCGCATCTGAAGGCGATCCTGGGCGCGCTGGGGCCCGGTCAGCAGGTGACGCATGTCTTCGTGACGCATTCCCATGTCGACCACTCGCCCCTCGCGGGCCGGCTGGCGCGCGAGACCGGGGCCAAGGTGCTGGGCTTCGGGCCGTCGGGTGCCGGGCGCAGCGCCGTGATGCAGGAGATGGCGGCGCAGGGGCTGGAGGAGGCCGGCGAGGGCATCGACCCCGGCTTCGCGCCCGACGTGGAGCTGGCCGATGGCGAGAGGGTCGCGGGCGAGGATTGGGCGCTTACCGCGCATTGGACGCCGGGGCACCTGGGCAACCACCTGTGTTTCTCGCGAGGGCAGACGGTGTTCACCGGCGACCTCGTGATGGGCTGGGCCAGCTCGCTTGTCTCGCCTCCCGATGGCGACCTGACCGATTTCATGGCCTCCTGCCGCCGGTTGCGAGAGATGGGGGCGGAGGTTTTCCATTCCGGCCACGGCGCGCCGATGACGGCGCCGATGGACCGGCTCGACTGGCTGATCGGCCACCGCGAGGGGCGCGAGGCGTCGATCCTTAAGGGGTTGCAGGCCGGCCCGGCCGACGCCGCGACGCTCACGGCCGCGATCTACACGGATATCCCGCCGCAAATGCTGCCCGCGGCCGAACGCAACGTGCTGGCCCACCTCATTGACCTTTATAAGAAAAACCGCGTGGAACCCGTCGGCGGCCTGTCACAGCACGCCCGCTTCCGCCTGCTGTGA
- a CDS encoding phage terminase small subunit P27 family — protein sequence MKGGKQIPDEMKVITGTFRKDRSNPNAPSVPSGIPEAPAWLSERASELFASLCAVLDNLNIVSPADECMIAMLASRLEEIEVLTATIEDQGRTYKGESGLWKARPEVSQRNEAMRHCHALLSEFGLSPATRNKVTANKPAEKNPFAALD from the coding sequence ATGAAGGGCGGTAAGCAGATCCCCGACGAAATGAAGGTCATCACGGGCACGTTCCGCAAGGATCGCAGCAACCCGAACGCGCCTTCTGTACCATCTGGCATTCCCGAAGCCCCTGCATGGCTCTCTGAGCGCGCGTCAGAGCTATTTGCGAGCCTTTGCGCGGTTCTGGATAACCTGAACATCGTCAGCCCGGCTGATGAATGCATGATCGCCATGCTGGCCAGCCGGCTCGAGGAAATCGAGGTACTGACCGCGACGATTGAAGACCAGGGCCGGACGTACAAAGGCGAAAGCGGCCTCTGGAAAGCGCGCCCCGAGGTCTCGCAGCGCAACGAGGCCATGCGCCACTGTCACGCCCTTCTGAGCGAGTTTGGCCTAAGCCCGGCGACACGAAACAAAGTTACGGCGAACAAGCCCGCCGAGAAGAACCCATTCGCAGCACTGGATTAA
- a CDS encoding phage major capsid protein, whose protein sequence is MADGNTLVEVKNLFSNTQAEVQQLADRLAELETNANRPGAPFAKARDLRDGAKAQMIDFLRTGQGLEAKQLQGNVGAQGGFAVPEQIDRMVLDQLVDITPVRRVAQVVKTTSPDYAKLIGRRGTGSGWTSETGTRTSQDTPNLAQVKPSMGELYTYGTVTRHLLEDAAFDIEAWLIENIVTEFAVQEGAAFVSGDGVNKPVGFLAGDAPVSTGDDTRDFGTLQFIATGASGDFAASDPDNVFFDTVAALKPGYRAGAVWMMNSTTSAAVRKLKDTDGRSLWVDGLTEAQPSRLLGYPVEIAEDMPDIAADSLSIAFGNFQRGYIIADRAGMTMIRDEVTQPGFIKLYAARRTGGTVADSNAIKLIKFAN, encoded by the coding sequence ATGGCTGATGGCAACACCCTTGTTGAGGTGAAAAACCTCTTTTCGAATACCCAAGCCGAGGTGCAGCAACTCGCTGACCGCCTCGCAGAACTTGAAACCAACGCAAACCGACCGGGCGCACCGTTCGCCAAAGCGCGGGATCTGCGCGACGGCGCCAAAGCGCAGATGATCGACTTTCTGCGCACGGGCCAGGGCCTCGAAGCAAAACAGCTTCAAGGTAATGTCGGCGCGCAAGGCGGCTTTGCCGTTCCCGAGCAGATCGACCGAATGGTGCTCGACCAGCTGGTAGATATCACGCCGGTGCGTCGTGTGGCCCAAGTGGTCAAAACAACCTCGCCGGATTATGCGAAGCTGATCGGCCGGCGCGGCACCGGATCGGGCTGGACCTCTGAAACCGGCACGCGCACATCGCAGGACACGCCGAACCTGGCGCAGGTCAAACCGAGCATGGGTGAACTCTACACCTACGGCACAGTGACGCGGCACCTGCTGGAAGACGCGGCCTTTGATATCGAGGCATGGTTGATCGAGAACATCGTCACCGAATTCGCGGTGCAGGAAGGCGCGGCCTTTGTTTCCGGCGATGGCGTCAACAAGCCGGTTGGTTTCCTCGCGGGTGATGCGCCGGTTTCAACCGGCGACGATACGCGGGACTTCGGAACCCTGCAATTCATTGCCACGGGCGCCAGCGGTGACTTCGCGGCTTCGGACCCTGACAACGTGTTCTTTGACACTGTGGCCGCGCTGAAGCCGGGCTATCGCGCCGGCGCTGTCTGGATGATGAACAGCACCACGTCAGCGGCGGTGCGCAAGCTGAAGGACACTGACGGTCGCAGCCTTTGGGTGGACGGTCTGACCGAGGCGCAACCCTCGCGCCTTCTGGGCTATCCGGTGGAGATTGCAGAGGACATGCCGGACATTGCGGCTGACTCCCTCAGCATCGCCTTCGGCAACTTCCAACGAGGCTACATCATCGCTGACCGGGCAGGCATGACCATGATCCGGGATGAGGTGACGCAACCGGGCTTCATCAAGCTGTACGCAGCGCGCCGCACGGGCGGCACCGTTGCAGATAGCAACGCGATCAAGCTGATCAAGTTCGCGAACTAA